From a single Brassica rapa cultivar Chiifu-401-42 chromosome A01, CAAS_Brap_v3.01, whole genome shotgun sequence genomic region:
- the LOC117126864 gene encoding putative nuclease HARBI1, whose translation MGLKDTRYVSVEEMLATFLFIVGQNSRYIQAQDRFKRSRFSISTSFHTILKVLNALAPSYMAKPETTVPPKIRDSTRFYPYFKDCVGAIDGTHILAMISGKDSSSYRNRKGQLSQNVLAACNFDLEFIYVLSGWEGSAHDAKVLQDALTRNFNRLQVPEGKFYLVDCGYANHRNFLAPFRSTRYHLQDFKGQGKDPVNQNELFNHRHSSLRNVIERIFGIFKSRFLIFKSAPPFPYKTQAELVLACVVLHNYLRKECRSDVFPEEVVVADDNESDVQEIGEDENMDDDVQNGTQEQQRVNANNWRANIAATMWTDAMHMGS comes from the exons ATGGGATTAAAAGATACAAGATATGTTTCAGTTGAAGAAATGCTAGCCACCTTTTTGTTCATTGTTGGTCAAAACTCAAGGTATATTCAGGCTCAAGATAGATTCAAGAGGTCAAGATTCTCAATAAGTACGAGTTTTCATACAATTCTGAAAGTGTTAAACGCACTTGCTCCAAGTTACATGGCCAAGCCTGAAACAACAGTGCCTCCAAAGATAAGAGATAGCACACGATTCTATCCTTATTTTAAG GATTGTGTAGGAGCTATTGATGGAACACATATTCTTGCGATGATAAGTGGAAAGGATTCATCTAGCTACCGCAATCGAAAAGGACAACTATCACAAAATGTTTTAGCTGCATGcaattttgatttagaatttatataTGTTCTTAGTGGATGGGAAGGTTCAGCTCATGATGCTAAAGTATTACAAGATGCTTTAACAAGAAATTTTAACAGATTACAAGTTCCAGAAG GAAAATTCTATTTAGTCGACTGTGGATACGCCAATCATCGTAATTTTCTGGCTCCATTTCGAAGTACTCGCTATCATCTTCAAGATTTTAAGGGACAAGGCAAAGATCCTGTGAATCAAAATGAGTTGTTCAATCATCGTCATTCATCCTTGCGAAATGTGATTGAGAGAATTTTTGGCATCTTTAAGTCAAGATTCCTCATCTTCAAATCTGCTCCACCATTTCCGTATAAAACACAAGCAGAGTTAGTTCTTGCATGTGTTGTTCTACATAATTATCTTCGTAAAGAATGTCGTTCAGACGTGTTTCCTGAAGAAGTTGTTGTCGCTGATGATAATGAAAGTGATGTTCAAGAAATAGGTGAAGATGAGAACATggatgatgatgttcaaaatGGCACTCAAGAACAACAAAGAGTGAATGCTAATAATTGGAGAGCAAATATAGCAGCAACCATGTGGACAGATGCTATGCATATGGGATCTTGA
- the LOC103863407 gene encoding uncharacterized protein At2g29880 isoform X1 has protein sequence MHIYIKSVTWRRAYKTDRIRASIISFICQITFQTMGDPKDVKGKGQYHTWSGPEHKLLLRLLVDAINQGFRDASGKFNKLTVESRILTTLQQEVGSKKTYGQYKNRMKILKGRYQVFADFLRCSSGFGWDSETKKFTADDEVWKVYLQAHPNNKYLRDDSFEDFEELRTIFEQNTATGQNAVGLGDSVDAGSYQFEENEKTNDNNFVHVIDEGGGIEHQQTYEPSSRKSIGEKLSHRKKARTDSYNSERVCEEVTEISSQIFDMIQKRWVKEAEEKEAEDKANNVWDAIKEIPDLDDDLRYEAMTLVHTLGMKSGFVNMSITDRCGWIKRNLRKPSG, from the exons atgcacatatatataaaatcagtAACATGGAGAAGAGCTTACAAAACTGATAGGATACGAGCATCAATCATCTCTTTTATTTGTCAAA TTACCTTCCAAACAATGGGAGATCCAAAAGACGTAAAAGGTAAAGGTCAATACCACACATGGTCTGGACCTGAGCACAAGTTGTTATTGAGGTTACTAGTGGATGCAATCAATCAAGGTTTTCGTGATGCCAGCGGCAAATTCAACAAACTGACGGTCGAATCCAGAATACTAACAACTCTACAGCAAGAAGTTGGATCTAAAAAAACCTACGGTCAGTATAAAAATAGGATGAAAATCTTGAAGGGTAGGTACCAAGTGTTTGCAGATTTTCTTCGTTGTAGTTCTGGTTTTGGGTGGGACTCTGAAACGAAAAAATTCACAGCAGATGATGAAGTATGGAAGGTCTATCTGCag gctCATCCAAATAATAAATATCTGCGTGATGATTCGTTTGAAGATTTTGAAGAGCTAAGGACTATATTTGAACAGAATACTGCAACTGGGCAGAATGCTGTGGGACTAGGTGATTCTGTTGATGCAGGATCCTATCAATTTGAAGAGAACGAGAAGACAAATGATAATAATTTTGTCCACGTGATAGATGAGGGAGGAGGAATAGAACACCAGCAAACATATGAACCTTCATCAAGAAAAAGCATTGGAGAAAAGCTTTCACATAGAAAGAAAGCTAGGACGGATTCATATAACTCGGAAAGGGTTTGTGAGGAAGTTACAGAAATCAGTAGCCAAATTTTTGACATGATTCAGAAAAGATGGGTGAAGGAAGCTGAAGAAAAAGAAGCTGAAGACAAAGCTAACAATGTTTGGGATGCTATCAAGGAAATTCCTGACTTGGATGATGATTTGCGTTATGAGGCGATGACCCTTGTTCACACCTTAGGCATGAAATCTGGTTTCGTGAATATGTCCATAACAGATCGTTGTGGATGGATTAAAAGAAATCTCCGTAAACCAAGTGGCTGA
- the LOC103863407 gene encoding uncharacterized protein At2g29880 isoform X3, which yields MHIYIKSVTWRRAYKTDRIRASIISFICQITFQTMGDPKDVKGKGQYHTWSGPEHKLLLRLLVDAINQGFRDASGKFNKLTVESRILTTLQQEVGSKKTYDFLRCSSGFGWDSETKKFTADDEVWKVYLQAHPNNKYLRDDSFEDFEELRTIFEQNTATGQNAVGLGDSVDAGSYQFEENEKTNDNNFVHVIDEGGGIEHQQTYEPSSRKSIGEKLSHRKKARTDSYNSERVCEEVTEISSQIFDMIQKRWVKEAEEKEAEDKANNVWDAIKEIPDLDDDLRYEAMTLVHTLGMKSGFVNMSITDRCGWIKRNLRKPSG from the exons atgcacatatatataaaatcagtAACATGGAGAAGAGCTTACAAAACTGATAGGATACGAGCATCAATCATCTCTTTTATTTGTCAAA TTACCTTCCAAACAATGGGAGATCCAAAAGACGTAAAAGGTAAAGGTCAATACCACACATGGTCTGGACCTGAGCACAAGTTGTTATTGAGGTTACTAGTGGATGCAATCAATCAAGGTTTTCGTGATGCCAGCGGCAAATTCAACAAACTGACGGTCGAATCCAGAATACTAACAACTCTACAGCAAGAAGTTGGATCTAAAAAAACCTACG ATTTTCTTCGTTGTAGTTCTGGTTTTGGGTGGGACTCTGAAACGAAAAAATTCACAGCAGATGATGAAGTATGGAAGGTCTATCTGCag gctCATCCAAATAATAAATATCTGCGTGATGATTCGTTTGAAGATTTTGAAGAGCTAAGGACTATATTTGAACAGAATACTGCAACTGGGCAGAATGCTGTGGGACTAGGTGATTCTGTTGATGCAGGATCCTATCAATTTGAAGAGAACGAGAAGACAAATGATAATAATTTTGTCCACGTGATAGATGAGGGAGGAGGAATAGAACACCAGCAAACATATGAACCTTCATCAAGAAAAAGCATTGGAGAAAAGCTTTCACATAGAAAGAAAGCTAGGACGGATTCATATAACTCGGAAAGGGTTTGTGAGGAAGTTACAGAAATCAGTAGCCAAATTTTTGACATGATTCAGAAAAGATGGGTGAAGGAAGCTGAAGAAAAAGAAGCTGAAGACAAAGCTAACAATGTTTGGGATGCTATCAAGGAAATTCCTGACTTGGATGATGATTTGCGTTATGAGGCGATGACCCTTGTTCACACCTTAGGCATGAAATCTGGTTTCGTGAATATGTCCATAACAGATCGTTGTGGATGGATTAAAAGAAATCTCCGTAAACCAAGTGGCTGA
- the LOC103863407 gene encoding uncharacterized protein At2g29880 isoform X2, with amino-acid sequence MQAKVLLDKYASQVTFQTMGDPKDVKGKGQYHTWSGPEHKLLLRLLVDAINQGFRDASGKFNKLTVESRILTTLQQEVGSKKTYGQYKNRMKILKGRYQVFADFLRCSSGFGWDSETKKFTADDEVWKVYLQAHPNNKYLRDDSFEDFEELRTIFEQNTATGQNAVGLGDSVDAGSYQFEENEKTNDNNFVHVIDEGGGIEHQQTYEPSSRKSIGEKLSHRKKARTDSYNSERVCEEVTEISSQIFDMIQKRWVKEAEEKEAEDKANNVWDAIKEIPDLDDDLRYEAMTLVHTLGMKSGFVNMSITDRCGWIKRNLRKPSG; translated from the exons ATGCAAGCTAAGGTACTGCTTGACAAGTATGCAAGCCAAG TTACCTTCCAAACAATGGGAGATCCAAAAGACGTAAAAGGTAAAGGTCAATACCACACATGGTCTGGACCTGAGCACAAGTTGTTATTGAGGTTACTAGTGGATGCAATCAATCAAGGTTTTCGTGATGCCAGCGGCAAATTCAACAAACTGACGGTCGAATCCAGAATACTAACAACTCTACAGCAAGAAGTTGGATCTAAAAAAACCTACGGTCAGTATAAAAATAGGATGAAAATCTTGAAGGGTAGGTACCAAGTGTTTGCAGATTTTCTTCGTTGTAGTTCTGGTTTTGGGTGGGACTCTGAAACGAAAAAATTCACAGCAGATGATGAAGTATGGAAGGTCTATCTGCag gctCATCCAAATAATAAATATCTGCGTGATGATTCGTTTGAAGATTTTGAAGAGCTAAGGACTATATTTGAACAGAATACTGCAACTGGGCAGAATGCTGTGGGACTAGGTGATTCTGTTGATGCAGGATCCTATCAATTTGAAGAGAACGAGAAGACAAATGATAATAATTTTGTCCACGTGATAGATGAGGGAGGAGGAATAGAACACCAGCAAACATATGAACCTTCATCAAGAAAAAGCATTGGAGAAAAGCTTTCACATAGAAAGAAAGCTAGGACGGATTCATATAACTCGGAAAGGGTTTGTGAGGAAGTTACAGAAATCAGTAGCCAAATTTTTGACATGATTCAGAAAAGATGGGTGAAGGAAGCTGAAGAAAAAGAAGCTGAAGACAAAGCTAACAATGTTTGGGATGCTATCAAGGAAATTCCTGACTTGGATGATGATTTGCGTTATGAGGCGATGACCCTTGTTCACACCTTAGGCATGAAATCTGGTTTCGTGAATATGTCCATAACAGATCGTTGTGGATGGATTAAAAGAAATCTCCGTAAACCAAGTGGCTGA